From the genome of Rhizobium sp. NXC24, one region includes:
- a CDS encoding dihydroxyacetone kinase subunit DhaK, translating to MKTKKLINDGAAAVDEMLAGILAAHPRHVRALEGSPRSLVAIQGPRPGKVGMVVGGGSGHEPTFLGYVGKGLADAAAIGNVFASPPPDPIIECAKAVNGGAGVLFLYGNYAGDVMNFDMAAEMLAMDDIEVRTVLTTDDVASAPVDQRDRRRGVAGNVFVFKAAGAACDLMYSLDEVERIARWANDRTFTIGVALSPCSLPQTLKPNFQLGEDEMEIGMGIHGEPGVARGPLKPADQVTAELLDKILGEMKPVRGDRVAVLVNSLGSTPLMELYIMMRKVKMTLDAAGIEIHLSLVGNYCTSLEMAGASITLMHLDDELQRLIDHPCDCAMFRSGEVLR from the coding sequence GTGAAGACAAAGAAGCTTATCAATGACGGCGCAGCCGCCGTGGACGAGATGCTGGCAGGCATTCTGGCGGCTCATCCCCGCCACGTGCGCGCCCTCGAAGGATCGCCGCGGTCACTCGTCGCAATCCAGGGGCCGCGACCCGGCAAGGTCGGCATGGTCGTCGGCGGCGGCTCGGGGCACGAGCCGACCTTCCTGGGTTATGTCGGCAAAGGGCTTGCCGATGCTGCAGCAATCGGAAATGTCTTTGCCTCTCCGCCACCGGATCCGATCATCGAATGCGCCAAGGCGGTCAATGGCGGCGCCGGCGTCCTGTTCTTATATGGTAATTATGCCGGCGATGTCATGAATTTCGATATGGCGGCCGAAATGCTCGCCATGGATGACATCGAGGTCCGCACCGTGCTGACGACGGACGACGTCGCCTCCGCTCCCGTCGACCAACGGGACCGCCGGCGCGGCGTCGCCGGCAATGTTTTTGTCTTCAAGGCCGCCGGCGCTGCCTGCGATCTGATGTACAGCCTGGACGAAGTGGAGCGGATCGCGCGATGGGCGAACGACCGCACCTTCACGATCGGCGTTGCGCTATCGCCCTGCTCGCTGCCTCAGACGCTCAAGCCGAATTTTCAGCTTGGCGAGGATGAGATGGAAATCGGCATGGGCATTCATGGCGAGCCGGGCGTTGCCCGCGGTCCGCTCAAGCCGGCCGATCAGGTGACCGCCGAACTGCTCGATAAAATCCTCGGTGAGATGAAGCCCGTACGGGGCGACCGGGTGGCCGTGCTTGTCAACTCGCTCGGCTCGACGCCGCTGATGGAACTCTACATCATGATGCGGAAGGTCAAGATGACGCTCGATGCTGCTGGCATAGAGATCCACTTGTCGCTGGTTGGGAACTACTGCACGTCGCTGGAGATGGCCGGTGCCTCGATCACGTTGATGCATTTGGACGATGAACTGCAACGACTGATCGATCATCCCTGTGATTGTGCGATGTTCCGTTCTGGTGAAGTGCTCCGATGA
- a CDS encoding sugar ABC transporter permease: MLFRNRTHDPRVQAAILLAPAMLIYAIFALYPMLNVVVLSFQKWNGLDPQRPFVGLANYQYIFTQDPVFWVAFRNTVIWTIMCVIFPPMIGLLLALSLNQKLFARNTFRAIFYLPVIIAPIAVATMWKWMYDPFFGLFTEILTSMGLQDWIQDWLGNKDIALYSVFVAYLWQSVGFSMVLFLAGLQNVSQTLVEAARIDGAGRWNIFRYVTLPALRTTLTIVLVLSVISSLKAFDIVYGLTGGGPAQSTQMLALWAFTQAMQIFDFGRGAAISVVLLLITIAIVIPYLRWTQKHEEAEQ, translated from the coding sequence ATGTTATTCCGCAATCGAACACATGACCCTCGCGTTCAGGCAGCGATCCTGCTCGCCCCGGCCATGCTGATCTACGCGATTTTCGCGCTTTATCCGATGCTGAACGTGGTGGTGCTGAGCTTTCAGAAATGGAATGGCCTCGATCCCCAACGTCCATTCGTCGGCCTGGCCAACTATCAATATATCTTCACGCAGGATCCCGTTTTCTGGGTGGCCTTCCGCAACACGGTGATCTGGACGATTATGTGCGTGATTTTCCCGCCCATGATCGGCCTGCTGCTGGCGCTGAGCCTCAATCAGAAGCTTTTCGCCCGCAATACCTTCCGCGCCATCTTCTATCTGCCGGTCATTATCGCCCCGATCGCGGTCGCGACCATGTGGAAGTGGATGTACGATCCCTTCTTCGGCCTTTTCACCGAGATTCTGACGTCCATGGGGCTGCAGGACTGGATTCAGGACTGGCTCGGCAATAAGGACATCGCGCTCTATTCGGTCTTCGTCGCCTACCTCTGGCAATCCGTCGGCTTCTCCATGGTTCTGTTTCTCGCAGGCCTGCAAAATGTTTCGCAAACGCTAGTCGAGGCCGCACGCATCGATGGCGCCGGGCGCTGGAACATCTTCCGATACGTCACCCTCCCCGCGCTGCGCACCACGCTGACAATCGTTCTGGTGTTATCGGTCATCTCGTCGCTGAAGGCCTTTGACATTGTCTACGGCCTGACGGGCGGCGGGCCGGCGCAATCCACGCAGATGCTGGCGCTCTGGGCCTTCACGCAAGCCATGCAAATCTTTGATTTCGGCCGCGGTGCTGCGATCTCCGTTGTCCTGCTGCTCATCACCATCGCCATCGTCATTCCCTACCTTCGATGGACGCAGAAGCATGAGGAGGCCGAACAATGA
- the dhaL gene encoding dihydroxyacetone kinase subunit DhaL: MTKTITVDDLKSLLNLIAEAMTREKDRLCELDGVIGDADHGIAMELGFSGAAKAVVPLDSATADPTLVFNTAAKAFLNAVGASSGPLYATALMRAGAAVKGKPSLTDDDMVDAFVALAKGIQDRGKAEVGEKTMVDAWAPAATACRAARDKGLSLADCLSEALIAAEAGTEATKHMVATKGRSSRLGERALGHIDPGAASATVVISCFKGFFLP; this comes from the coding sequence ATGACCAAGACAATCACCGTTGACGATCTCAAATCCCTTCTGAACCTCATCGCGGAAGCGATGACCCGCGAAAAAGACCGTTTATGCGAGCTCGACGGCGTCATCGGCGATGCCGATCACGGTATAGCCATGGAGCTCGGTTTTTCGGGGGCCGCGAAGGCCGTTGTGCCACTGGATTCGGCAACGGCCGATCCGACACTCGTCTTCAATACAGCGGCAAAGGCTTTCCTGAACGCCGTCGGCGCTTCATCCGGCCCGCTCTATGCCACCGCCTTGATGCGTGCGGGCGCCGCGGTAAAGGGCAAGCCGTCGCTGACGGATGACGACATGGTGGACGCCTTCGTTGCGCTTGCCAAAGGGATCCAGGACCGCGGCAAGGCGGAGGTCGGGGAGAAGACCATGGTCGACGCCTGGGCGCCCGCCGCCACCGCCTGCCGAGCGGCGCGCGACAAGGGGCTGTCGCTGGCGGATTGTCTCTCGGAAGCTCTGATCGCCGCCGAAGCCGGGACGGAAGCAACGAAGCATATGGTGGCCACAAAGGGGCGTTCTTCCAGGCTTGGCGAGCGCGCCTTGGGCCATATCGATCCGGGAGCAGCCTCGGCAACGGTCGTCATCTCTTGCTTCAAAGGGTTCTTCCTACCTTAA
- the ugpC gene encoding sn-glycerol-3-phosphate ABC transporter ATP-binding protein UgpC, with protein MSGLSIKSVRKSYGAADIIHGVDVDISDGEFVILVGPSGCGKSTLLRMIAGLEEITGGEISIGGRVVNNLPPKDRDIAMVFQNYALYPQMTVAQNMGFALELAGAKRTEIDRKVGEAAQILGLQPLLGRKPAQLSGGQRQRVAMGRAIVRDPKVFLFDEPLSNLDAKLRVKMRAEIKALHQRLKTTIVYVTHDQIEAMTMADKIVVLQGGKVEQIGTPLELYDRPRNVFVAGFLGSPAMNFLEGRLTGGSNPRLTLPSGTAIELLAAPVQAGDRDVIVGIRPEDISFATDGGVPAKVTVVEPTGSETHVALDLEGRELTWVMRERAELVPDQTVKLSLKSPSIHFFDRQTQQRL; from the coding sequence ATGTCCGGATTGAGCATCAAAAGCGTCAGGAAATCCTACGGAGCGGCGGATATCATCCATGGAGTCGATGTCGATATATCGGACGGCGAATTCGTCATTCTCGTCGGGCCATCGGGCTGCGGCAAGTCGACCCTTCTCCGGATGATTGCGGGGCTGGAGGAAATCACCGGCGGCGAAATCTCGATCGGCGGCCGCGTGGTCAACAACCTGCCGCCGAAGGATCGCGACATCGCGATGGTCTTCCAAAACTATGCGCTTTATCCGCAGATGACGGTCGCCCAAAACATGGGCTTTGCGCTGGAATTGGCCGGCGCTAAGCGGACGGAGATCGACCGAAAAGTCGGTGAGGCGGCACAGATCCTCGGGCTTCAGCCCCTGCTTGGCCGCAAGCCCGCGCAACTTTCCGGCGGCCAGCGCCAGCGCGTCGCCATGGGACGCGCCATCGTACGCGATCCGAAAGTGTTCCTCTTTGACGAACCGCTATCCAACCTCGATGCCAAATTGCGCGTCAAGATGCGGGCCGAAATCAAGGCGTTGCATCAGCGGCTGAAGACGACGATCGTCTATGTCACGCACGACCAGATCGAAGCGATGACGATGGCCGACAAGATCGTCGTGCTGCAGGGCGGGAAAGTCGAGCAGATCGGAACGCCGCTCGAGCTTTACGATCGGCCAAGGAATGTCTTCGTCGCGGGCTTCCTTGGATCCCCCGCAATGAATTTCCTGGAAGGCAGGTTGACGGGCGGCTCGAATCCGAGGCTCACACTCCCGAGCGGCACCGCAATCGAGCTCCTGGCGGCTCCGGTCCAGGCCGGCGACCGCGATGTCATCGTCGGCATTCGCCCCGAAGACATATCCTTCGCAACGGATGGCGGAGTGCCGGCCAAGGTCACCGTCGTCGAGCCGACCGGCTCGGAAACCCATGTCGCCCTCGATCTGGAAGGGCGCGAACTGACATGGGTCATGCGCGAGCGCGCCGAATTGGTGCCGGACCAGACGGTGAAACTCTCCCTCAAATCGCCGAGCATCCACTTCTTCGACAGGCAGACCCAACAGCGCCTGTAG
- a CDS encoding carbohydrate ABC transporter permease, with amino-acid sequence MTAASASSMSDGFETIIPAKRKRDPVLIGLWIALLLVAAIWLAPFVFIVFTSLKTQADVTTTGAFVPPLNPAFENYSSAWGRGNFANAFLNSTIITVIKVPLGLILSAMAAYALAKIRLRFSKILLLLVVFGTMIPFQVMLAPLFTLVNSLGLIDTYPGVILPYIAFGVPYQVFILHGFFKGIPKELSEAALIDGASHFTIFRRIFLPVCLPVLAALLILDFVSTWNEFAMALVLLQDQHMWTLPLGLMSFQGQFSNDYGQLNAAIVMTVLPATLVYLIFQRYFVSGLTSGAVKG; translated from the coding sequence ATGACGGCAGCATCGGCATCATCCATGTCGGATGGCTTCGAGACCATCATTCCGGCAAAGCGCAAGCGGGATCCAGTCCTGATCGGCTTATGGATCGCGCTGCTCCTCGTCGCCGCGATCTGGCTTGCGCCTTTCGTCTTCATTGTCTTCACGTCGCTCAAAACGCAGGCTGATGTGACGACGACGGGCGCCTTTGTGCCGCCCCTCAATCCGGCTTTCGAGAATTATTCGAGCGCCTGGGGTCGCGGCAATTTTGCCAACGCCTTCCTGAACAGCACCATCATTACCGTCATCAAAGTGCCGCTCGGGCTTATCCTTTCAGCGATGGCGGCCTATGCGCTCGCCAAGATCCGGCTGAGGTTCAGCAAGATACTGCTGCTTCTCGTCGTCTTCGGCACGATGATCCCCTTCCAGGTCATGCTGGCGCCGCTCTTCACACTGGTCAATTCACTGGGCCTCATCGATACCTATCCCGGCGTGATCCTGCCCTACATCGCCTTCGGCGTTCCCTATCAGGTCTTCATCCTGCACGGCTTCTTCAAAGGCATTCCAAAGGAGCTGTCCGAAGCCGCTCTGATCGATGGTGCAAGCCATTTCACCATCTTCCGCCGGATATTCCTGCCGGTTTGCCTGCCGGTACTCGCCGCGCTGCTCATCCTTGATTTCGTTTCGACCTGGAACGAATTCGCCATGGCGCTTGTGCTCCTGCAGGATCAGCACATGTGGACGCTGCCGCTCGGGCTCATGTCCTTCCAGGGACAGTTTTCAAACGACTACGGCCAGCTCAATGCCGCGATCGTCATGACCGTGCTGCCGGCAACGCTCGTCTACCTCATCTTTCAGCGATATTTCGTCTCCGGCCTCACCTCCGGCGCCGTCAAGGGCTGA
- a CDS encoding DUF5060 domain-containing protein, producing the protein MSSATVEKWGVFEAAFNGPSGGNPYLDAAFDAVFSQNSREIRVPGFYDGDGVYRLRFMPDNEGEWSFRTRSKTPELDGKTGSLTATKPSQGNHGPVRVRNKFHFAYADGKPFLSFGTTCYAWTHQPLEMQAQTLDTLKKARFNKIRMGVFPKDYPYNVNEPLHPCFEKAADGKEDFDRPNPVAFRHFEKQVAALCELGIEADIIMFHPYDRWGYADMSAEQDFRYVAYLAARLAAYRNVWWALANEYDFLLDTKPMAQWDRYFHILEENDPYGHLKSIHNGEPTMNFDHRKPWVTHTCIQNWDVKRTQEWRDAYGKPVVNDEPEYEGNIIQSWGNLTPQELVHRFWITVTRGGYAGHGETYSHPQDLIWWAKGGELHGEAWKRIGFLRDLLEKDVVKGLEPLGASGEWPWTRVSGAQDGDLRYIYLGEHQPVVWSTGLPKDGTDYDVDIIDTWEMTITPAKKVEAPIPHPTRHGAIVRGGKADAAFGVELPGKPYQALRIRKKN; encoded by the coding sequence ATGTCCAGTGCAACCGTCGAAAAATGGGGCGTCTTCGAGGCCGCTTTCAACGGTCCTTCGGGCGGCAATCCCTATCTCGACGCAGCATTCGATGCCGTGTTCAGCCAGAACAGCCGCGAAATCCGCGTGCCCGGTTTCTATGACGGCGACGGCGTCTATCGCCTCCGCTTCATGCCCGACAATGAAGGTGAATGGTCCTTCAGGACGCGTTCGAAGACCCCGGAACTCGACGGCAAGACCGGCTCGCTGACCGCCACCAAACCCTCGCAGGGCAATCACGGCCCCGTGCGCGTGCGCAACAAGTTTCATTTCGCCTATGCCGACGGCAAGCCGTTCCTTTCGTTCGGGACGACCTGCTATGCCTGGACACATCAGCCGCTGGAGATGCAGGCGCAGACACTCGATACCCTGAAGAAGGCGCGCTTCAACAAGATCCGCATGGGCGTGTTTCCAAAGGACTATCCCTATAATGTCAACGAACCTCTCCATCCCTGCTTCGAAAAGGCTGCCGATGGCAAAGAGGATTTCGATCGGCCCAACCCGGTCGCCTTCCGGCATTTTGAAAAGCAGGTGGCGGCACTTTGCGAACTCGGCATCGAGGCCGACATCATCATGTTTCACCCCTACGATCGCTGGGGTTATGCCGACATGTCGGCCGAACAGGATTTCCGCTATGTCGCCTATCTCGCGGCGCGGCTTGCCGCCTATCGGAACGTCTGGTGGGCGCTCGCCAACGAATATGACTTCCTTCTCGACACCAAGCCGATGGCGCAGTGGGATCGTTATTTCCATATTCTCGAAGAGAACGACCCCTACGGCCATCTGAAGTCCATCCATAATGGCGAACCGACGATGAACTTCGATCATCGCAAGCCCTGGGTGACCCACACCTGCATCCAGAACTGGGATGTGAAGCGCACGCAGGAATGGCGCGACGCCTACGGCAAGCCGGTCGTCAATGACGAGCCTGAATATGAAGGCAACATCATCCAATCCTGGGGCAATCTGACGCCGCAGGAACTGGTGCATCGTTTCTGGATCACGGTGACGCGCGGCGGCTATGCCGGCCACGGCGAAACCTACTCCCATCCGCAAGACCTCATCTGGTGGGCGAAAGGCGGGGAACTGCATGGCGAGGCGTGGAAACGCATCGGCTTCCTGCGCGACCTGCTGGAGAAAGATGTGGTCAAGGGGCTAGAGCCGCTCGGCGCAAGTGGTGAATGGCCCTGGACGCGCGTCTCGGGCGCCCAAGATGGCGATCTCCGTTATATCTATCTTGGCGAGCACCAGCCCGTCGTCTGGTCCACCGGCCTGCCCAAAGACGGCACTGACTACGATGTCGACATCATCGACACCTGGGAGATGACGATCACCCCCGCAAAGAAAGTGGAAGCCCCGATCCCGCACCCCACCCGGCACGGCGCAATCGTGCGCGGCGGCAAGGCGGATGCAGCCTTTGGCGTCGAACTGCCGGGTAAGCCGTACCAGGCCCTTCGCATCCGCAAGAAGAACTGA
- a CDS encoding extracellular solute-binding protein: MRINSKYAKRFGAMAIAAATFAATSVQAQDLTLWTLNFDNGAANGALKKVAADFEAANPGTHIEIVQRGVDEHKTALRVAAGSSKGPDIYFSWAGLGLGGEYVKAGLSLPLDKYYTQYKWNDELLPSAAAFADLYPGGKHGVPFTFKGEAIYYNKKLFQKAGIAEEPKTYEELLAAADKLKAAGIPAFTFGGSVNWHVMRLMDVLLETKCGADKHDALMAMKADWTKEPCATDAFTEFAKWTKDYTLKPFMGISNQQSYTLFVAGRAAMMLEGDWLVSQLSGSKVNLDDYGVVPFPTNTNRLYGFAEYNYISTKSKDPDLAAKFLDYFLSTKVQQDLVGQISSISVNKNIQYTNQKPLEAKWLDIFKTYSKVYMNGDQAFPLDVTTEYFRVINDVAAGNIQPADAAKQLQTFIAGRT, translated from the coding sequence ATGCGCATCAACTCCAAATATGCAAAACGATTTGGCGCGATGGCGATTGCTGCAGCAACCTTTGCGGCGACGAGTGTCCAGGCGCAGGACCTGACACTATGGACGCTCAATTTCGACAACGGCGCGGCAAACGGTGCCCTCAAGAAGGTGGCGGCGGATTTCGAGGCCGCCAATCCCGGCACCCATATCGAAATCGTCCAACGCGGCGTCGATGAACACAAGACCGCGCTTCGCGTGGCAGCAGGCTCCAGCAAGGGACCCGACATCTATTTTAGCTGGGCCGGGCTTGGTCTCGGCGGCGAATATGTGAAAGCCGGCCTCTCGCTGCCGCTCGACAAGTACTATACCCAGTACAAGTGGAACGACGAGTTGCTACCGTCCGCCGCCGCCTTTGCCGATCTTTATCCGGGTGGCAAGCATGGCGTGCCCTTCACCTTCAAGGGCGAAGCGATCTATTACAACAAGAAGCTCTTCCAGAAGGCCGGCATCGCCGAGGAGCCGAAGACCTATGAGGAACTGCTGGCGGCGGCCGACAAGCTCAAGGCGGCTGGAATTCCGGCCTTCACCTTCGGCGGCTCGGTCAACTGGCACGTCATGCGTCTGATGGACGTGCTGCTCGAAACCAAATGCGGCGCCGACAAGCACGACGCGCTGATGGCCATGAAGGCCGACTGGACCAAAGAACCCTGCGCCACCGATGCCTTCACCGAATTTGCCAAGTGGACCAAGGACTACACGCTGAAACCCTTCATGGGCATCAGCAACCAGCAGTCCTACACACTGTTCGTCGCCGGCCGTGCCGCGATGATGCTCGAAGGCGACTGGCTGGTCAGCCAGTTGAGCGGCAGCAAGGTCAACCTCGACGATTACGGCGTCGTGCCGTTCCCGACGAACACCAACCGCCTCTATGGCTTTGCCGAATACAATTACATCAGCACCAAGAGTAAGGATCCGGATCTCGCCGCCAAGTTCCTCGACTATTTCCTGTCGACCAAAGTACAGCAGGATCTCGTCGGGCAGATCAGCTCGATCTCGGTCAACAAGAATATCCAGTACACCAACCAGAAGCCGCTCGAGGCGAAATGGCTGGATATCTTCAAGACCTACAGCAAGGTCTACATGAATGGCGACCAGGCATTCCCGCTTGATGTCACCACCGAATACTTCCGGGTGATCAACGACGTCGCTGCCGGCAATATCCAGCCGGCCGATGCCGCCAAACAGTTGCAGACCTTCATCGCGGGTCGCACGTAA